CAAAAATTATCAAGCGTGGTATGGTCGAGGATGGTCATTGCATCAAATAAAACGTTATGAAGAGGCAGTTGCATCCTATAATAAAGCAATTGGATTAGAACGCAATAAGTATCAAGTTTGGTATAATCGGGGAAATTCACTCTTCAATTTAAAGAAGTACCAAGAGGCAATTTCTTCCTACAATAAAGCTATTAATTACGAACAAGAACATTACGAAAGTTGGTATAGTAAAGGCAATGCTCTGTTTAATCTGAAACGTTATCAAGAAGCCATTGCCTCATATGAGCAAGCTATTAAAATTAAGCCAGATTATCAACAAGCAATCAACGCCCGTAATCAAGCACAACAAGAGTTGGTTCCGAGTCCACAGCCCACAGTCAATAGCCCAAAGCTTTTTTGACTCTTGACTATCTAATATTTACCTCTTGCAGTTGGTTGCCTGGGTCAAAAGTTTCTAGATTCGTAGCAGAATGACTGGTGATCAATCGTTCTTTCATCTTCACAGAAGTAGGTACTTTTGATAATGCTACCTTTTGACTTTCAGTATGTACAAGGCGCTGTTTTTGAGAATACTCTATGAGTTTCGCTTGAGCTGTGGCATAGACAGGAGTATCTTTAGGAACTTGATGGAGAAATCTGACAGCACTCTCAAAGTCACGCTCTGCGGCTTTGTTGTAAGCTTTTTGTAATAAGTAAGCTGCTCTAACACGTTTTTTGTGATTGTATTCAGCCAATTTTTCTTGAACAATAGTCCCTGCAGAAGTTTCTTCGGGTATTTGACTGAGATAGTCTAAAGCGCCGCTGAAATCTTTTACTGATGCTTTTTCATAAGCCTTAGCTAATAAATCTTTCGTTTGTGATTCGATATTGGCTTGTGCTTGTTCAACTAATTTATCTATTTGTGATTGCCAATGTAAAATATCAGGAACTTTAGAGGCTGCACGTATAACATCTGACCAACGACTCTCTTTGAAGGCTTTTTGGGCTGCGTCGTATTCTTCAGCAGCAGTTTGCCATTGCTTTTGCCATTCTTCAATATTGGTTTGTGCGTCAGGATAGACATTACTATTTGAGGGAATTGATTTAGCTAGAGCAATTGCTCCCTGCAAATCCCCTGCTTGATATTCTTCCGTTGCTTTATATAGTTTCTCTGTTTCTGAATAAGCTGGAGTGTTATGTACTATGGAGTATACCCCAAATCCCATGACCAAAGAATTAGCCGCCAACCCTACCTTCATTCCTGTCAACAGAGGAGAGTAATTTGGAAATTGCGGATCTGTGCGGTTAGCATTTAACTTATCTTTTGGCTGACTTTTTTCATCTGGCTCTGAAAAACGATTATATTCTACGTCTACGGTTTGCGATTGTCGGCTTTCCAACGGCATTTGCTGAATCGCCCGCAATGCTTCAGCTGCTGATTTGAAGCGCTCTTTATAGTTGTAGCGAATCATTTGGCTGATAACAGCAGCTAGATAATCGCTCACTGGGGTGTTTTGAAAACGCCAGAGAATCTCATTAGTCTGGGGATCTACTTTCAATTGCAGTGGTGTCACCCCTGTTAAAGCCTGGATAGCAATCATGCCTAAAGCATAAACATCGCTGTTTGGTTGTGTCTGACCAATAAATTGCTCTGGTGGTATGTAACCAAGCGAAGTGACGGGAATTTTATATAAAGGCAAGACTTCATCGAGAATTTCAAAATCAATTGGCTGAATTGAACCAAAATCAATCAGAACTAACTTGCCATCACAAGCGCGTCTTATCAAGTTTTCCGGCTTGACGTCGCAGTGAATGACACCTTGTGAGTGAACAAAGACCAAAATAGTCAGAACATCTTGTAAAAATTCGGCAACTTCACTTTCACTCCAGAGATAACCCAAATTAAGATTAATAGGCAGTTCCGCAGTTAGTGCGTGTCCTTCCACATATTCTTGCACCAAGTAAAAGCGTTCATGTTCTTCAAAGCAGGATATGAGTTCGGGAATTTGCTCATGGTGTCCCAATTGCTTCAGTGTTTGGGTTTCCGTAATAAAACGTAACCTGAGGGTTTGTAAGTAGCTTGGTTGGGAACTGATAACTTTGAGCTGTTTAACGACGCATTTGGGGTTGTGTGGATTGTCAATATCTACAGCGACGTATGTTTCACCAAACACCCCTGCACCCAAGGTTTGGACGACTTGGTAACGTCCTTGTAGTACTTTACCGATCATGTGATTAGTCATTGAGCTAGTCTATTTACTTAGTCACTGCTTATATAAGTTTTCTAACAATGCCCCCTGTTTCCGGAATGCCTTATGAGAAGAAATGAAATGAGCGCCGAGTAAGGCACTGATTTGTTAAATGAGAGTCATCTTTTTATAGTTATTATCACGGTTAATATTATTGTTGAATTGTGTTTTTAATAACAATTAATTTAAAGTCAGCATAAAGTATGGAATATTGCTACTCCTGTCAAATACAGACAGTATTTATAACCTGTATTTTATGCCAGTAAGTGTATCTGGTCTAATCAGTATTTCTACTGTAAGAATTTATTATCTTCCTCTTGAGCCACCTCAGTTCTATCTGCCAAGGGCTTCACCACCCGTGCAATCGCCTGTTGAATAAAAGCTTTAATAAACTCATCGCGGCGATTGAGTTGAAACTGTCGCTGCACAACCTCCGTCATTCCCCCGTCACCCCAATCTTGGTCATGACGAAAATATTCAATAAAACTCTTCCCGGCAATTCGCGTCAGGTAAGCAGCTGTCACTCCTTGAATTGCTCTACCAACCATAAAAGTAGCAACATTCAGTTGCAATGCTGTGGTAAGTAACTGCAACGCTCCCTTAACAATCCCCAAACTAGCAAGAGTTTTCGCCAAAGACAGAGCTAATTCCTTTGCGCGCTCAAAATTCAATTCACAGCCGTAAATTCTGCCAATTTCTACTACCATTTGAGCATTAACAGCAGCTGTTGCTAATAAATCAACCACTGGTAGAGGCGTCACCGAAACCACACCAGCACCAATCCATTGAAACCGATCCACAATTTTGTCAGCTTGACGGCGACGTTGAGCATCAATGAGTTTCCGGGCTTCTTCTCCCAAACGTACAGATTGCAGGAGAATATTATCTGCCACCAAATCTTCACCCTCAGACCGTAGAATAGCTGCCATTCGGCGGAGTAAGGGGAAAATCTCAGGCTCAGGCTGGAAAATTTCACTATTTCCTAGCTCTACAGATTGGGGATGAGCGGCGATCGCCACCACATCACTAGGTGCAATCAATCCCCGCACTCGGTGACGCAACCTCGCCAAAATGGCTTCTTTGTCCTCGTCTGTATACAAATCAGTTTTATTGAGGATAAGCAGGGAGCGTTTCCCAATTTCTGCCAATGCTCGTAACGGCTCAAATTCTGACTGTCGGATATCATTATCCACCACAAACAACAGTAAATTTGCTTCCGTCGCTAGTTCTCGTGCTAGTTGTTCCCTCTCAGTTCCCGCCACCCCTGCTTCTAAAATCCCTGGCGTATCCGTAATTAAAATTTTGCGCTCTAATCCCTTCAACCTTAGACAATAAGTTTCCCCTACCTGAGTCGTTCCCATTGGTGCATCTACCTGACCAACCATGCGTCCCATCACCGCATTTGCCAAAGAAGTTTTACCAGCACTTCCAGTCCCGAATACAACAACTTGGATTTCGCCGCCAGATAGATTTGCTTCAATCTCCCGTGACTTACTCAATAAAGCTTGGCGTGCAACTTCATCTTGAATTTGCGTGAGCTGTTGTCTCACAGCTTCTAGAGTAGAAGACGCAGCATCAGATTTGGCAGCAGGGATTTGTACGCTTGGGCGTTCTCTACGGCGACGCTGACGATTCTCCCCTGCTTGAATCACCAGCACATAGTAAACAAACGTGGCAATTGAAGCTGCAATGACGAGAATAAACAACAGCAGTAGCAAATTACCCAAAAACGGTGCCGAATAGGAGAATTGCCAGTAAAGCCGACTGAGAGAATCAATCAGCCACAGACTCAGTCCTAGAATGACGATGAGACCAACAATCAGGGTGATTATGCGTGACAGAGGCATGGTTGTGAATACCTACCTGGATGCTTCTGATCTTAATAGTTTCAGTATTTTTCACCAGGGTGTTGAGAAAGTCATTTTGCTAAACTAAAAGCCAATTATGTATAAAATTTAGCCTCAAATTCTTGCAGTGAATTCATCCTTCTTGATAAAAACCCTTCTCTATAAAAGTTCAACAGCGAGTTCCACTACGACTTTAGCACCTAAATTTAAGTTACTTTCACTGGATGAAACGAGTGTTCTACCAACTTAGTATTCGACAAAAAATTGTTTGTGGGTATGTTCTTGCCCTTAGTGTAGCAATTGTCGGAACAGTTGCTGGATTCTTGATAGGAGAATACCAGCAGCAAAAAGCTGTACAGAAGCACGACGATGCCATAGAAGAAATAGAGCTTCTCAATCGCTTGCAAAATGCTGTACTTCAGACGCGAACACACCAACAACAGTTTATTCCTTTAGTGCCGAACCTGAAACAGTTGCAAAATGAACACTCCCATTTTCTAGTCCATGGAGCTGAAATTAATCAGTTGTGGTCAAAACTAAAATCCTATGTAAATCGCCCAAGTTATAAACAACAGAAGCAGAGTGAGGGTATACGACGCTTGCTGCAAACCTATAATGGTGTTCCCGAAGAATACTTGCAGCAGGTAGAGGAACTCATCAGGCAAATTGATCAACCTTCTTTGAAGTTAGAGGAGGTCACAGCAGCACAAAAACTTTTATTGAATTTCACCAATAGCCCTGTAGCGCTCAAGTTTGATGGCATCTCAGATGATCTTATTGAAGTCATAAAAGGTTCTTATCAGGAGCGCGCACAAGCACAAGCTGCTTTGTTACAGGTAGAGAAGATGCGATTGACTCTCATTGTTGGGTTTTTGCTGTTGTCAATTGTACTGGGTGCTATCCTCGCTTTCTCCATAAGTCGTGCGATTGCTCGTCCCCTAAGAACAGTGACAGATATCGCCCAACGCGTTACCGAAGATGCCAATTTTGACCTACAAGCACCCGTCACAACAAAAGATGAAGTTGGCGAGTTAGCGACCTCTCTCAACCAATTGATCAAACAAGTGAAGCAACTTTTAGAAGAACAAGAAGCCGAAACCCAAGCGCGACTTATCCAAAGTGAGAAAATGTCCAGTTTGGGAAGGATGCTAGCTGGTGTCGCTCATGAAATTATCAATCCCGTGAATTTTATTTCTGGGAACCTTGTACACGCAAAAAACTACGTTGATGACCTCTTAGCATTGCTGCAAACATACAAAGCGGAAGTTCCTCCTCCTGCTGCTGTACAAGCATTAGCAAAGGAAATAGATTTAGAGTTTCTGGAAGCTGACTTGCCAAAACTCCTCAACTCAATAGCATTTGGGGCTGACCGCACCCGCGAAATTGCCCGAAGTTTGAAAGACTTTTCCCGTCTGGATACCGCTGAAGTCCAGTTAGTTAACATACACACATGCATCAACAGTACGCTGTTGATTCTACAAAACCGCTTAAAAATGGGTATCAATGTTATTTGCAACTATGGAGATATTCCATCTGTTCCAGGTCACACAGGACTCCTGTATCAGGTGTTCATGAATCTCTTGAGTAATGCGATCGATGCTGTGGAGGAGATGTCTGCTATCAATTCAGAATGGTCTCCCGAAATTAGCATCCTAACCGAACGCTGGGACAATAATTGGGTGAAGATAAGAATTGCAGACAATGGCATGGGTATTGCGCCCCAAAACCAAGATAAAATATTTGAAATGTTTTTTACAACCAAACCGCGAGGTGTTGGTACTGGCTTGGGTCTATCAATTAGCTATCAGATTATCGTTGAAAAGCATCTCGGCGAAA
The sequence above is a segment of the Mastigocladopsis repens PCC 10914 genome. Coding sequences within it:
- a CDS encoding serine/threonine-protein kinase, with the protein product MTNHMIGKVLQGRYQVVQTLGAGVFGETYVAVDIDNPHNPKCVVKQLKVISSQPSYLQTLRLRFITETQTLKQLGHHEQIPELISCFEEHERFYLVQEYVEGHALTAELPINLNLGYLWSESEVAEFLQDVLTILVFVHSQGVIHCDVKPENLIRRACDGKLVLIDFGSIQPIDFEILDEVLPLYKIPVTSLGYIPPEQFIGQTQPNSDVYALGMIAIQALTGVTPLQLKVDPQTNEILWRFQNTPVSDYLAAVISQMIRYNYKERFKSAAEALRAIQQMPLESRQSQTVDVEYNRFSEPDEKSQPKDKLNANRTDPQFPNYSPLLTGMKVGLAANSLVMGFGVYSIVHNTPAYSETEKLYKATEEYQAGDLQGAIALAKSIPSNSNVYPDAQTNIEEWQKQWQTAAEEYDAAQKAFKESRWSDVIRAASKVPDILHWQSQIDKLVEQAQANIESQTKDLLAKAYEKASVKDFSGALDYLSQIPEETSAGTIVQEKLAEYNHKKRVRAAYLLQKAYNKAAERDFESAVRFLHQVPKDTPVYATAQAKLIEYSQKQRLVHTESQKVALSKVPTSVKMKERLITSHSATNLETFDPGNQLQEVNIR
- a CDS encoding YcjF family protein yields the protein MPLSRIITLIVGLIVILGLSLWLIDSLSRLYWQFSYSAPFLGNLLLLLFILVIAASIATFVYYVLVIQAGENRQRRRRERPSVQIPAAKSDAASSTLEAVRQQLTQIQDEVARQALLSKSREIEANLSGGEIQVVVFGTGSAGKTSLANAVMGRMVGQVDAPMGTTQVGETYCLRLKGLERKILITDTPGILEAGVAGTEREQLARELATEANLLLFVVDNDIRQSEFEPLRALAEIGKRSLLILNKTDLYTDEDKEAILARLRHRVRGLIAPSDVVAIAAHPQSVELGNSEIFQPEPEIFPLLRRMAAILRSEGEDLVADNILLQSVRLGEEARKLIDAQRRRQADKIVDRFQWIGAGVVSVTPLPVVDLLATAAVNAQMVVEIGRIYGCELNFERAKELALSLAKTLASLGIVKGALQLLTTALQLNVATFMVGRAIQGVTAAYLTRIAGKSFIEYFRHDQDWGDGGMTEVVQRQFQLNRRDEFIKAFIQQAIARVVKPLADRTEVAQEEDNKFLQ
- a CDS encoding sensor histidine kinase, giving the protein MKRVFYQLSIRQKIVCGYVLALSVAIVGTVAGFLIGEYQQQKAVQKHDDAIEEIELLNRLQNAVLQTRTHQQQFIPLVPNLKQLQNEHSHFLVHGAEINQLWSKLKSYVNRPSYKQQKQSEGIRRLLQTYNGVPEEYLQQVEELIRQIDQPSLKLEEVTAAQKLLLNFTNSPVALKFDGISDDLIEVIKGSYQERAQAQAALLQVEKMRLTLIVGFLLLSIVLGAILAFSISRAIARPLRTVTDIAQRVTEDANFDLQAPVTTKDEVGELATSLNQLIKQVKQLLEEQEAETQARLIQSEKMSSLGRMLAGVAHEIINPVNFISGNLVHAKNYVDDLLALLQTYKAEVPPPAAVQALAKEIDLEFLEADLPKLLNSIAFGADRTREIARSLKDFSRLDTAEVQLVNIHTCINSTLLILQNRLKMGINVICNYGDIPSVPGHTGLLYQVFMNLLSNAIDAVEEMSAINSEWSPEISILTERWDNNWVKIRIADNGMGIAPQNQDKIFEMFFTTKPRGVGTGLGLSISYQIIVEKHLGEMTFKSELQQGTEFTISLPIDRS